ACTGAGCGTGCCTGACACATTCGATACCATGTGCATGACATGGGAGTATCTTTCAATCTCCATAAAGGAATCACATTTTACTGAACCAAATTTGGATACTCTCCCTAGATCATTACGACCCAGATCAACAAGCATCAGATGTTCCGCACGTTCTTTTTCATCCTCCAAGAGCTCCGCAGCAAACGCCCGGTCTGATGCTTCACTGTCACCCCTTGGTCTAGTTCCAGCAATCGGCCGTGTCTCCACACGATTTCCATCTACCTTTACGAGTGCTTCAGGTGAAGTACCAACAATAATCTCCTCGTCCATTTTCAAATAGTACATATAAGGAGAGGGGTTAAGAGTTCTGAGCATCCGGTATACATGCAATGGAGAAACTTCCGTTTCAATATGCAACCGCTGTGACAATACCACTTGAAAAATATCGCCTGAGCGAATATATTCCTTCGCCTGTTCTACATTGTTGATGTACTGCTCTTTAGTGAGATTAGAATGAATCTCTCCAAGCTCGATATCCTGCGGAATGCTGCGACGATTCACATTTTCCTTAGGGCCTTCTTTTTGTAGATCTTCGGCCATAGCCTCCAGCTTACGACTCAGGCTTTCATAATTGGATCTGATATCCGAATCTGTATCTCCGTCTTTTACATGCAGGTTACCAACAAGCAGAATCTGTTGCTTCACATGGTCAAAAACAATAATCCGATCGCAAAACATAAATCTTATATCATCCATTTGGAGATCATCCACAGGATGCTGAGGTAACTTCTCATAATATTGCAGCAGATCATATCCGAAAAATCCGATAGCCCCTCCAGTAAATGGAGGCATTTCGTCAAGCTTAGGACTACGGTATGAACGAAGTAACGCTTTAAGCTCCTCAATCGGCTTTCCGTATAGTTGCTTCTTCTCTCCGCCGACTTCAACGTTAATTGCACCCTTTTTACCGGATATCATCAAAAAGGGATCGCTACCGATGAACGAATACCGTGCCCATTGTTTTCCACCCTCTACACTTTCAAGTAAGAACGCGCGATCACGTTCAGCGAAACGTTGGAATAATCGGATAGGTGTTTCCATATCCGCGAGCAGTCGCTTTACAACAGGAATCAGATTATAATCCCGCGACAGCTTTACCACCTCTTGAACACTTGGATTCGTCATTGTTAGATGCCCCCTTAGATATATGAATGGTTCCGAAATACAAAAAAACCCTCTACCGAAGTAGAGGGTTTGTGTAAGTAAGTATATGTTTTTGAGCATTGATTAGCATAATTATGTAGTGTGTACAGACTTATCCCTAAATAAGATATATCACTGATAAATGACTTCAGTGCATATCAAAATAAAGACTCTGCTTACACGATACATGCTAATCTAAAAAACTTCTCGCACTCTGCTCAACTATACTCATCTCAACTAAACTAAACTCTTCTATACTCGGCTAACTACACTATACATGATGACGAGGGTCATTGACAACCCACAACTATAATTTAAGACTTGCTCTCTGATAAATCCGGACGTAGCTTCTGAGCCTCATTCAGATAAACGTGGCGAATCTCACGCTGCGATTTATCCGTATTAATCTGTACCATCAACCGGATACACATCGGCAAGCTTCCTTTAACTGGGATTTCCGTTGAACACATAAGTGGAACCATTTCCCAGCCTTCAATCTCACGAATAGCTCTTGCAGGAAAAGTAGCATCCAGATCATTGGTCATCGTAATCCATACATTGCTTATATTCTCAGCTATAACATCATTACGTTCTACGATCTCCCGCAGCAATATAACGGTCTCACGTAAAATCTCTGCCTCTTCGTTCTTAGTCACGGTTGTTGCTCCGCGAATTCCTCGGTTTACCACGGTCTTCCCTCCTTCTTAAGCTCTGCGAGAACCTCTCGCACAAGCGACTCCTGCACATCGTTCACAATGCTTACAGAGCCTATGGAATCAGGCACGATAAAGGTCATCTTGCCTTCCTTGAATTTCTTATCATGCATCATAGCGTCCATCAGTTCATCTTCATCATACTCGGAAGGAAGCCGTACAGGCAGTGACAGCGCGGTCAGCATAGATACAGTGTCCTCATAAATGAAAGTATCCCGCCCAAGCTTCGCCGCCAATAGCGCTGAACCCGCCATCCCAATCGCAATCGCTTCTCCGTGCAGAAACACCCCATACCCACCAACTGCTTCAATGGCATGTCCGATCGTATGTCCGAGGTTCAATATCGCTCGAAGTCCATGCTCACGCTCATCATTAGCCACTACATCTGCCTTAATTGCACAGCCACGCTCTAAAGCATAACCTAAGGCTTCGACATTCAGCTCTAGCAGCTCTTCGGCATGATCACGACACCAATATGCGAACTCTTTGTCCACGAGGAGACCGTGCTTTACCACTTCAGCCAGACCTGATGACACTTGCCGTGCTGGAAGAGTACTTAGTGTATCCAAATCGTAGAGTACCATTGACGGTTGATAGAAAGCCCCTATCATATTTTTGGCTAATGGATGATTGACCGCCACTTTACCACCTACACTACTATCATGAGCTAGGATCGTCGTCGGAATTTGCAGAAAGCCGATTCCACGCATATAGGTTGCTGCTACAAATCCTGCTAAATCGCCAACCACGCCGCCGCCTAAAGCTAAAACTGCTGAATTGCGGTCTAATCCTGCTTGAATCGCGGTTGTCATGACTTCTTCATACACGGCTAATGATTTAGAGGCTTCACCTGCCGTCATTATGTGACTAACCACAGTATAGCCGTGAGAACGTAAACCTTCTTCAAGAGCCGGCAAGTACCTTGGCGCTACTTCAGTATCACTCACTACTAACAGTGGACTACGCTCCGAAAATCCGGCCTCAGCACAATAATGGGCGATGTCCTTTAGTAAACCACTACCGATAAGAATAGGATACGAGCGGTCGCCCAAATCTACATTAATAGTACGCATAATTAGTAGCTCTCCAGCTGTGATAGGTAATTTTCATAGTTCGCTTTAATTTCTTCCAGTGAGTCGCCACCGAATTTATCAAGGAATGCTTTTGCGATTTCCCAAGCCACTACGTTTTCCAGAACAACACACGCCGCTGGAACTGCACAAGCATCGGAGCGTTCAACTTGCGCTGTAAATGGTTCTTTCGTGTCAATATCTACACTTTGAAGCGGTTTATAAAGGGTAGGGATCGGCTTCATGACACCGCGTACTACAACCGGCATGCCGTTAGTCATACCACCTTCAAAACCACCTAAGCGATTACTTGCACGGTAGTATCCTTTAGAAGCTTCATACATAATTTCATCATGGACTTGCGATCCACGCAATTTGCCAGCTTCAAACCCAATGCCAATTTCAACGCCTTTGAATGCATTAATCGACATTACCGCCCCAGCGATTGCTCCGTCAAGCTTCCGATCAGACTGTACATAACTGCCAAGTCCGATAGGAAGTCCTTCGACGATACATTCAACGATTCCACCGATGGAGTCGCCCTCTTCCTTAATCTGATCTATGTAAGCCTCCATCTTCTGTTCCGTTTCTTTGTCGACAACTCTAACAGAGGACTGTTCTGTCCGCTCAATCAGCTCATCGATAGGCAGATCGTTAGCAGGTGCTTCAATTTCACCGATACGAATAACTTGCCCTGCTACCTTCACGCCAAAAGCTGCAAGCAGCTGTCTGGCTACAGCGCCACATGCGACTCTGGCTGCTGTTTCGCGAGCACTGGAGCGCTCCAGTACGTTACGAAGATCCGTATGGTTGTACTTCAATCCGCCGTTCAGGTCTGCATGGCCAGGACGCGGCCGATTTACGCGGCGTTTTTCTTCGTCACTGCCAGGAATAGGCTCGATATTCATGATGTTCTTCCAGTGGGTCCAGTCTTTATTCTCTACTACCAAGGCTACTGGAGCACCTGTAGTATAGCCATGACGCACTCCACCTACAATTTGTGCCGTATCTTTCTCAATCTGCATGCGACGTCCACGTCCATAACCCTTTTGTCGACGCTGCAATTGAAAATTAAGCTCTTCAAAATCCAATGTCAAATTACTTGGCAATCCCTCAATAATGGCCGTAAGCTGGGGGCCGTGCGTTTCCCCCGCTGTTAAATAGCGCAAACTCATGCTGCGTTCCCCCTTTTATACTTTTAAACTGTAAACCGCTAAAATCCTAATGATCTTTGCTCATTATAGTATAGGCAATCCTCTTTGACAAGAAAGGGATATCCCTAAAACGACTCCATTCGCGACAAAATGAATTGGTTTTTGTGTAAAGAAAAAGCGCCATTCATACTCTAAAGAGTATGAATGGCGCTCCTCGGCTCGGTCCGGCACTTGTTAGCTTCCGATCCGCTGACTTGTTGAAGGAAATGTAGACTTACGCTCTTCCAGTTGCAGAAGGCGCTTCAATTGCATTTCTTCTACACCGAGAATTTGCCCGCACTCACGAACGGTAATAAAGCCTCGTTTGTACGCGGCAATGACCTTGCTTTTGTCCATCGGTTTAACGATCCTTTCGCTTAGCTTACAGATTCTACTACCCAGTATCACTGAACGATAGCGAAAGTATACCTATAAAAGTACACAGACGAAGGAGCAAGAAGTATTTATTTTTTACGATAGAAAAAGGTTTCCGTCGATTCAAAGCCATATTGCGCTGGCGTAAAGATCTGCTCTGTACTACCTACAAACAAATACCCGCCTGGACGTAAACTAGCCGAGAACTTATGGTAGAGCTTATTCTTCGCCTCTTCAGTAAAATAGATCATTACATTGCGACAAATGATAAGATCAAAACCCTCATCGAACTTGTCCAGCAGTAGGTTCTGTTTACGGAAATCTATGTTTTTCTTAAGCGTGTCGCTAACTTTTAATAAATGACCCTCGGGTTTAAAATAACGAGCAGCAACATCCTTAGGCACATCCTTTAAAGAACGTTCCAGATACAAACCTTGCTTTGCTTTGGAAAGCGCACCGTCGTCAATATCCGTAGCCAGAATGCCAGTCTGTCCCAATAAATTCTTATCCGATAAAATCATAGCCAGCGTATAGGGTTCTTCTCCAGTGGAACATGCAGCACTCCACAGTTTCAATCTGCGACCAGATTGTTGTATGTCAGGAAGAATGATATCTCGCAGTACTTCCCACCGATTCGGATTCCGCCAAAACTCGGAGACATTAATCGTCATTCGGTCCAAAAATTCATAAAATAATTCCTTGTCCTTCATCATTGCGGCAAAAAAATCACTAAAGGTTTGATATCCATTCTTCACACGAAGAGTCGTTAAACGCCGCTTCATCTGCGCTTCTTTATACTGAGCCAGATCAATTCCG
This genomic stretch from Paenibacillus sp. FSL H7-0737 harbors:
- the trpE gene encoding anthranilate synthase component I, whose translation is MTNPSVQEVVKLSRDYNLIPVVKRLLADMETPIRLFQRFAERDRAFLLESVEGGKQWARYSFIGSDPFLMISGKKGAINVEVGGEKKQLYGKPIEELKALLRSYRSPKLDEMPPFTGGAIGFFGYDLLQYYEKLPQHPVDDLQMDDIRFMFCDRIIVFDHVKQQILLVGNLHVKDGDTDSDIRSNYESLSRKLEAMAEDLQKEGPKENVNRRSIPQDIELGEIHSNLTKEQYINNVEQAKEYIRSGDIFQVVLSQRLHIETEVSPLHVYRMLRTLNPSPYMYYLKMDEEIIVGTSPEALVKVDGNRVETRPIAGTRPRGDSEASDRAFAAELLEDEKERAEHLMLVDLGRNDLGRVSKFGSVKCDSFMEIERYSHVMHMVSNVSGTLSEDKDFFDAFLSCLPAGTVSGAPKLRAMEIIAELEKEARGAYAGAIGYLGFSGNMDSCITIRTIIFRKGRAYVQAGAGIVWDSVPEKEYEETVNKAKGMLKAIRMAEAMFPSEVKEKQVINQDYMYEYTPEQVV
- the aroH gene encoding chorismate mutase, which produces MVNRGIRGATTVTKNEEAEILRETVILLREIVERNDVIAENISNVWITMTNDLDATFPARAIREIEGWEMVPLMCSTEIPVKGSLPMCIRLMVQINTDKSQREIRHVYLNEAQKLRPDLSESKS
- the aroB gene encoding 3-dehydroquinate synthase gives rise to the protein MRTINVDLGDRSYPILIGSGLLKDIAHYCAEAGFSERSPLLVVSDTEVAPRYLPALEEGLRSHGYTVVSHIMTAGEASKSLAVYEEVMTTAIQAGLDRNSAVLALGGGVVGDLAGFVAATYMRGIGFLQIPTTILAHDSSVGGKVAVNHPLAKNMIGAFYQPSMVLYDLDTLSTLPARQVSSGLAEVVKHGLLVDKEFAYWCRDHAEELLELNVEALGYALERGCAIKADVVANDEREHGLRAILNLGHTIGHAIEAVGGYGVFLHGEAIAIGMAGSALLAAKLGRDTFIYEDTVSMLTALSLPVRLPSEYDEDELMDAMMHDKKFKEGKMTFIVPDSIGSVSIVNDVQESLVREVLAELKKEGRPW
- the aroC gene encoding chorismate synthase; this encodes MSLRYLTAGETHGPQLTAIIEGLPSNLTLDFEELNFQLQRRQKGYGRGRRMQIEKDTAQIVGGVRHGYTTGAPVALVVENKDWTHWKNIMNIEPIPGSDEEKRRVNRPRPGHADLNGGLKYNHTDLRNVLERSSARETAARVACGAVARQLLAAFGVKVAGQVIRIGEIEAPANDLPIDELIERTEQSSVRVVDKETEQKMEAYIDQIKEEGDSIGGIVECIVEGLPIGLGSYVQSDRKLDGAIAGAVMSINAFKGVEIGIGFEAGKLRGSQVHDEIMYEASKGYYRASNRLGGFEGGMTNGMPVVVRGVMKPIPTLYKPLQSVDIDTKEPFTAQVERSDACAVPAACVVLENVVAWEIAKAFLDKFGGDSLEEIKANYENYLSQLESY
- a CDS encoding CheR family methyltransferase, which gives rise to MSDRNVAALTADSDYIGFIHHVKQSTGIDLAQYKEAQMKRRLTTLRVKNGYQTFSDFFAAMMKDKELFYEFLDRMTINVSEFWRNPNRWEVLRDIILPDIQQSGRRLKLWSAACSTGEEPYTLAMILSDKNLLGQTGILATDIDDGALSKAKQGLYLERSLKDVPKDVAARYFKPEGHLLKVSDTLKKNIDFRKQNLLLDKFDEGFDLIICRNVMIYFTEEAKNKLYHKFSASLRPGGYLFVGSTEQIFTPAQYGFESTETFFYRKK